The Marivirga salinae DNA window CAGGCGTATGCCCAGCTTCAGATATCGCAACACTTAATGCCATTGCATAACAGCCTGAATGTGCAGCGGCTATCAGCTCTTCAGGGTTGGTACCTAATCGACCGTCTTCATTTTCAAATCTACCTTTAAACGAATAAGGAGTATTATCAAAAAATTTATTGGAACTGCTCAACTGACCACTTCCTTCTTTTGCTGATCCTTTCCAAACTGCCTGTACTTTTCTTTTAATAGCCATAGTTTTATTTTTTAGTTTTAGTTTAGTTAATTTAACCTCCCTTACACTTATATGTTACATTATTTCAAAGGATAGTATTTAGTAGCAAGAATCCAGTATCTAGAAACCTTCAATCTTCGTACTATTTATTATTTTAAGCCTTTATGTGCTTGACCATCCATCACCCGACTTCCTACTTTCCCCTTTATACTTCCAACATAATATTTCAATTCTAACTCAAAACCTGTAATTTCGCATTTCAATTTTCAAATCATTAGATATCCATGAATTTATCAGCACGATTAGAAGCCTTTAAATCTTTAGGAGAACAATTACGGAATATAAGTGAAGCCGAGCTGGACGAGTGGTATTTCCGTGCCACATCCTATAATAATTGGTTTACTCGTGAAAATGTAGTGCATGCGGTAAAGGCTTTGGGTGAAATGCTTGAAGCTGAAAAATTAGAACAATGGATTAGCAACTATGATTTACCAGAAGAAAGCTCTAAAAAGATAGCTATAATCATGGCTGGAAATATTCCTTTGGTGGGCTTTCATGATTTTTTGTCAGTACTTATTTCAGGCAATAGTGTTATAGCTAAATTAAGCTCACAAGACCCTTATTTATTAAAGGAAATAGTAGCAAAGTTGATTGCTATAAATCCGGAATTTGAAAATAAAATCGAGCTCACTCAAGAAACTATAAGTGGATTTGATGCTGTAATAGCCACAGGAAGCAATAATTCTGCGCGATATTTTGAACAGTATTTTGGAAAATACCCTAATATAATCCGCAAGAATAGAAGCTCGGTAGCAGTTCTGACTGGAACAGAATCCGAAGAAGGAATTCAAGCTTTGGGAAAGGATATCTTTCAATACTACGGATTGGGATGTAGAAATGTAAGCAAACTTTTAGTGCCGGAAGGCTTTGATTTCTCACCTTTCATTAAAGCTTTGGAAGATTTCAAATGGGTAGCTGACCATCATAAATGGGTGAATAATTACGATTATAACAAATCAATTTATCTGGTAAATGATGAACCACATCTTGATTCAGGTTTTTTCTTGATGAAAGAGGATGAAGCATTGGTTTCTCCCATTTCAGTATTGTTTTATGAGTTTTATAAAAATGAAAAAGAGCTAGAGGACAAGCTAGCAAAACAGGAACAGCATATCCAATGTGTCGTAAAAAAAGGTACTGAAATTGAACCCGGAAAAGCCCAACAACCCGAACTTTGGGATTATGCCGATGGAGTGGATACCTTGGAGTTTCTTTCTAGTTTAAATAAATCTTGATCCTACGTCACTTATTTTTGCTCAAAAGTAGGGTGTGGTGTGATGGATGATGAATTCATTTTTAATACCCAAGGGATAAATTATTACAGACTAGAAATAGCAATAAAAATTCTTGAAGTATGAAATTCGAAAATTTTCTTTTGTACTTTGTGAGCCTAGATAATTCTTAATTGGTAATTCATAATTCTTAATTAAAAAATGTCATTCTCAAGGCAATACATCAAATTAGTAGAAAGATTTCTTCCCTCTCCTTTTGTAATCGCCATTCTTTTAAGTGGAATTACCTTTTTCTTGGCATTAATATTTACAAATCAAGAGGGAAATATTCTCAATCAATCGCAAAGCATTTTAGGTTATTGGCAAACTGGTTTTTGGGAACTATTAGCTTTTACCATGCAAATGGTGCTCATTCTGCTTTTAGGTCATACACTTGCATTAACTCCATTTTTTTCCAGAATCATAAATAAAATAGCATCTATCCCAAATA harbors:
- a CDS encoding OsmC family protein, translated to MAIKRKVQAVWKGSAKEGSGQLSSSNKFFDNTPYSFKGRFENEDGRLGTNPEELIAAAHSGCYAMALSVAISEAGHTPDQLDAQAEIVLDKEGDGFAIKEIKLTVKGKVSGLSKDKFLEMAEGAKEGCPISKALSAVPISLDASFES
- a CDS encoding acyl-CoA reductase, yielding MNLSARLEAFKSLGEQLRNISEAELDEWYFRATSYNNWFTRENVVHAVKALGEMLEAEKLEQWISNYDLPEESSKKIAIIMAGNIPLVGFHDFLSVLISGNSVIAKLSSQDPYLLKEIVAKLIAINPEFENKIELTQETISGFDAVIATGSNNSARYFEQYFGKYPNIIRKNRSSVAVLTGTESEEGIQALGKDIFQYYGLGCRNVSKLLVPEGFDFSPFIKALEDFKWVADHHKWVNNYDYNKSIYLVNDEPHLDSGFFLMKEDEALVSPISVLFYEFYKNEKELEDKLAKQEQHIQCVVKKGTEIEPGKAQQPELWDYADGVDTLEFLSSLNKS